A stretch of the Oncorhynchus mykiss isolate Arlee chromosome 23, USDA_OmykA_1.1, whole genome shotgun sequence genome encodes the following:
- the LOC110502915 gene encoding parvalbumin-2, translating into MAFKGMLKDEDIAAALKHSAAAESFNHKEFFAKVGLVGKSAEDLKKAFYFVDQDKSGFIEEDELKLFLQTFSAGARALTEKETKAFLAAGDVDGDGMIGVDEFVTLVNA; encoded by the exons ATGGCTTTCAAGGGAATGCTTAAGGATGAGGATATCGCTGCTGCCCTCAAGCATAGTGCAG CTGCTGAGTCCTTCAACCACAAGGAGTTCTTCGCCAAGGTTGGCCTGGTCGGAAAGTCTGCTGAGGATTTGAAGAAAGCCTTCTACTTCGTTGACCAGGACAAGAGTGGCTTCATTGAGGAGGATGAGCTCAA gCTGTTCCTCCAGACCTTCTCTGCTGGTGCCAGAGCTCTGACAGAAAAAGAGACCAAGGCCTTCCTTGCAGCAGGAGATGTTGATGGTGATGGCATGATCGGAGTAGATG AGTTTGTCACCTTGGTGAACGCATAA
- the LOC110502916 gene encoding parvalbumin beta 2, which yields MSFAGLNDADVAAALAACAAADSFNHKAFFAKVGLASKSNDDVKKAFYVIDQDKSGFIEEDELKLFLQNFSASARALTDAETKAFLADGDKDGDGMIGVDEFAAMIKG from the exons ATGTCCTTCGCCGGTCTTAACGATGCTGATGTTGCTGCAGCCCTCGCTGCTTGCGCAG CTGCTGACTCCTTCAACCACAAGGCGTTCTTTGCCAAGGTTGGCCTGGCCAGCAAGTCTAACGATGACGTGAAGAAGGCCTTCTACGTCATTGACCAGGACAAGAGTGGCTTCATTGAGGAGGATGAGCTCAA GCTGTTCCTGCAGAACTTCTCTGCTTCTGCCAGAGCCCTGACTGACGCTGAGACCAAGGCTTTCCTGGCTGATGGGGACAAGGATGGTGATGGCATGATTGGAGTTGATG